cctttttatccttatttgtcTTAATTACCTTTACGATCCCCTTTGCTATTTTACGACCTCAATTATTATTAGACTTTGTTTAtcttagttataatttatgataataaatatgtcaatttgatgatttaaagtaaattttaaattaattttatcaaacaaccttaatacttataataagaattaaataagttttaaatcaataatttaaatataatttgacttaaaactaacttaagtcattaagtaataagtattaagttttaccaaataatcctttagtatttttttttttttcatttagctATGTTTAGTGAGTTTTATAACTATATATACATTGAATGCATTGTATTATGTGATGCATATTGCGTTCCTAACCACACAAGTTACTCCTCTTCCAGGCGTACCTGCAAAGAAATGGGACATTCTAAAAAGCATTGTGTATGGTGGTTTACTAGAATCAATTGCAAGCCTCACCGTTGTAACATCTGCAGCCGGTGCTGATGCTACCGCATGTAAGTTTTTATGCATTTCACACACCATATCTAAAACACTGTATAACTGGGGGTGGTAATTCGTGATGGTGGGTTGTTTTCATATCATGTCAAAGTTTAGGTATTCTTTTACATAACTCAACCTAAACTTGACACagataataataatgtaaaaaaatataaacccaaatattatctaattattaaataggtaacACGTCGTGTATTCCATtttacctatttaataatcaaatttttttatttaataattagattaaGTTAGATATTgtatatatctatatgattaatgTTTCAATTAATATGTTTATGACTCaatcaatatatttatttaaaaataaatttataatgagCTAAATATGGGTTGAATAATTTAAAGatgtaattaaattaatatcgAGATTATAGATGGGTCAATTCGGATCAAATTCATGTTACGCAGGTTGACctaaaattacttatttattaaatgatttatgCAAGTCGACACAAATTTGATCAAAACCTATTTATACTCAACCAAAACCTACGAAAAATATGTTGAGTTCGTATCGTATTGACAAATTGTGTTAAACTTTGCTACTCTAGGTATAGCCAAAATCccatctattattattttttcttgccacctttaatttatttgtttttgaataGTTACATCCCGTGGACAATATGTCATCATCAACTTTCTTCTTTTAACTATTAGAaagtgttttaaatttttatttggtatattcctttttaaagaatattgtaataaatatttataatttctttataaaaatatctttataaatattataggttattagaaaaaattgattatgaGATAAAAATGAAGATATAGAGTTTACACTAAATAGATAGAGAGatgagaaaatatgaaagatatcCAATAAAATGGAGGCTTATAATTCAGAGATGAAATAAACTTAATAATTATCCTTTGTAATATTATTTGTGTCTATGTGTTGatgaatttatttatatcttattaCGAAATTAACTTGTGGCATTAAAGCTTTCGCTAACACAATAcgaagaaaaatgttttatatgtaGGTATAGTGATAGTGGAATCATGTTAAATCAAAGCATTCAACATGACATGAATGATGTAATATGGTTATAGTCCATGTACCTGGAATTGGTCTCACTAGCAATGAAATTAGCTTATGTAACAAAAGTTTTCATCTATTGTTTGATTAGGGGAAAATCCATCAActatttccatttttgttttcactatATAAGATGGTACATAATCAGTTTGGGACATATTGCAGTGAAAATTTTAGCTTTGGGATTGGCGAATGTGATTGGTGGACTCTTTGTGATTGGACATAATGTAAGTCTTTTCCATTTCAATAATTTGGCTTACAATCAATACTACAACACTTCGTTTGTGAACATAAATAATGATATGATTTTCACTCTCATCTTAAAAATTTCTTGCATCTTACTTTGATGTAACCTTACAGCTTATGGAACTTAGAAATGAATCAAATGATCAATCTGGAGGGCCTAGTACTGCTAATGAAGAAACGGGTCGTTATCACCGAGAACTGGGTCTAAAAGAGAATTTCATACGTCATGCAACAGTGGCCGTTTTGTCATTTCTCCTTTTCGGCTTAGTGGCTCCTGTGACTTACAGCTTCTCATTTCTTAAGAGCGGCAACAAGGATCTCAAGCTCGTAGCAGTTGCAGCAGCTTCTCTGGTGTGCATCACTGTGCTTGCTATTGGAAAAGCTTACACCCAAAAGGCATCCGGTTTTTTTGGGTACATCAAAACCGTGTCGTCTTTTGTTATTCCCGGGTTTATGGCATCAGGAGTGTCTTACGTAGTTGGTGATCTAATCGAGAAGCTCTTGGAGAAGCTGGGTTTGTTTGAGTCAAGTTCAGCTTTCGCCCTGTCCCTTCCTGGGACTGCAACACCAGAGTCCGGATGGGGATTCTATTGAGGAGTGCTGCAAGTTGACTGTTAAATCTAGAGGATCCAACCAATAAATTAATGATTGGGACTGGTGGTAAGATATATTTGCCTTGCGATACTAGTATCGGTAGTATTGCTTTAGCTTTTTTACGTCTAGATTTTGTTAGCTTGTGATTTATTTGTTTAGATGGACGAGAAACATGAGCAAACCTGGATGCtagtgatttaatttttttgctgaaaatttgctatttttcttttaattcttcaaCTCCATGTGCTACAAGCCTGGATGATCTTCGTTCCCTGATGCTAAAACCTACATAAGATGAATGCCATATCCACAACATTATTGTTGATGGTTTACAACTCAATGTGGAAATTTGTTCTTTCTAGTCTTTGTGGCAAAGAAATCAACAAGTTCAAATTTACAAGATGGAGTTGTAAACTAAGAGACTATCTTATaaggaaaaagagaggaaaaaccCATGTTCGATTTGGTTTCTGGGAAAGCAGAGGAAAAGACTATGATACTATAGCAACCATTTCAATCTGACAAATGTTGAGATTCCagattttcttcccttttcaaAATGACAGAAGCTTCAggaccaaagaaaaagaagaaaaagtataTATTGGAGCATCTAATTTCACttgatatttaaaaagaaataggtGACAAAGGAGACTAAAATGCCTTCCTCTGGAACGGTTTCCTATTCTCTTTGGGAGGTTGTGTTAGCATGAGCTGTTAACAGGAAATCGAATAGTCTTTTATAGGAAACCTTTAATTGTAAAATCCCTTCCTTCAAGGGTCTTCCATGATTTTAGCCTAGACAATGTATAGCCTAGAATAGCTCCCTAAACTTTCTCTCTGTATCCATATATTTTTGTACTCGGTTCTGCAGAAAGGATATAGAAAAAAGACCAgtttaacatggtattagagcacgATCCTAAGATCTCTGATCCACCCACCCATTGACcagaaaaaaatcattgacTACTTGGACTCCATGAGGGAATTCACCGACTTGACTGCGTTCATTCTTGAGAACTGGACAATCAAGATGACAGAAGCTTTGAACAAAGCCCAGACCTCATCCACCCATTAGATTCTCCCGCTGCCCCAATTGGCATTAAGTTGGATGGCTCCAACTATGCCTTATGGTCCCAGGTTGTTGAGATGTATATCTCTGGCAAAGATAAGTTAGGATACATCAATGGAGACTCTCCCCAGCCTCCAGAAACCACTACaagaaaacttatttttcctGACAAAAATTTAGGGGCGAATTGTAATTTTGTcgctaaaaataacttttaccgATGAAATTTTAGATATCGTTGCTAATGTCAAATTTCTAAAAACTTTTTGTAACTAATTTGAATTTTTCGTTGCCAAAAGATATGGCGGGAAAATTTGGCGGCTTTTTTTTGGCGTAAACGctattataatgaaaaaaaagactATTTACCAACGAAAATATTTGTTactaaatacaatttttttgtgacgaaaataatttccttactaaaagttacaaatttttatctatatttgCTTACAAAATAGTTTCATcagtaaatatattattttctgaCAAAATGAGTAATTTTGTCACTGAATAGTATTGCTAAATTGTAATAGTAATAAGTCATATTGACAAATAGATAAAAGGTTTAtgctataaaataatataatacatattttttgagacttgatatttaaattataatattttatttatatatataataataatactaattaaagattcataaaattaaatactagaatATAGATTTATagaaatttaaatgttttttatgtaataatagtattgttatgaaataataaaaaggtaaattatttaagcaattaatttttatagtgtaatatatatgttatattttttttatatagataataacaaataatccaagatataatataaatttatttaaatttcaatattattatatgatgttaaccaaacataaataattttaaatcttttttattatacaatgtaaaagttatttttgcaaGTTTAATATAGTAGTATTGAACTTAAATTAGCTATGAATAAGTAATGATCctctaatttgttctcattcaaaATCATGTCGTCTgaagtaaatttatactaatatttaactacctagtttaaattaatagatttttataattattacttggtttttaaatagtttttcataattgaaattatcaaataaattaccTAATGTCTATAAAGACATTATATTTGCATAGAATTTCAAATAATACTTGtgtgtataaaaaatatcatatattatcaaTACATATATGATtgcaattaaatattatatgatatgatatatggCATTATATGCCTAACTActataatattaataacaaaataaaaaatgtgtcatatatatatatatacacatattatAATGGGTatatgaagaaattaatatatgaatgatATAAATTGTAACATTTTATAATAATCAACAGTATTTGAAAGcatatttaatgttaaaatgataatttatttactttataatatgtgaataattattatatttttatttcattcatgatTTTTGtgctttcaataataaattaaatggaaaataaaattaaacatttaaaattaatagacttattaaaactttatcttaatattttaatatttaaaatgtatataaaatttaggtgtaaacataattatatataatgtaGGCACTTTAATAACTCAAATGAATGACTATCCTAGTGGTGTATAGTTAACTTTGTAAGCTTGGGAAGTCTGAACACTTTATTGAtctcattataaatttttatttttaattgttaaatattaatttatcataaatgattacttattaaaaataaaatcataaattatatcacaAAATAGTAAATGTTGTACACTAACTTGTAAAgaagtttttatatttgtatacaattttttaataaaacatgtaaaacaaatatagttataaaaataattgtaacatatcataaaatagtatatcatttatatttatagtgttttattgcatttgatatttttgtttgaaatataagagaaagaaaatgaaaaaagataaagatgaCTTGTTGACACGAATTGTTGCACTTAGGCTTATTCACtttgaaagtaaatttatactaatattTAATTACCTAGATTaacctaataaaaatatttttttaattattgtttagtttttaaataattgttaatattagaaattatcaaataataaccTAATTTTTGTCAAGATATTCTATTGACGTAAATTCCAAATATGGTTTATGTTTATaaagatatcatatatcattAATGAATATATGATTGTAAGTTAAATATCATATGATACAATACATTGTACCATATGCATAACtactatattattattttagaaaataaaaaatgcattatatattagtaatatattatatacataaaaaaaaaattgtaaggtaTCTAACCACTTCTTAATTAACAAttgattagtttaatttttaaataattttatgatgtaTTAATGATCTTTAGCTTAACTactaaaataagataataaattatGCCACAAAAGTAGCAATTATTATAGCTACTAATTTGTTAAGGATTGTTTTAcacttttatatgttttttaataaaatatttaatctatgatttttattccttactttaaatttcaatttttattttactctaatttctaatatataaattctgatttaaaaatttttaattttaaattttaaataatacaaaactcataaatcttacattttatttttagtcaaatttgtaatttataaattctaattttttttttttttattttctaaattttaaataataaatagtcccaataataggcaaataataaagtttcaattttatttttaatctaatttttaatttatatttttaattttaaaattttaattctaaattttaaataatataaaacatataaCATCATGAAATGCATTAAATGCGCCGAGTTGTAGCAGCATGCTACTGAGATTTGGTTGTAGAGACGACACAATGGATGGTGTGGAGTATTGGTtgggaaatgaaatgaaaagaaagtgaaataaaaaagaaaaaaacaaatctccCAAGCACCCACGTAGCACTGGGACTTTGAAAAGTGAGAAGACTTTCTCACCAACTCTCCATCATTTGCCTGcaactttgaaaatgaaaagagcATCACTTCCCACCACATCTCTAACATCTACCATAACCTCCTGAACCTTCCACCATTTTCACCATCTCATCTACCTTCTTAAAAAATCGTTTCCCACTTGCAAGCCATATCCACCATTCTCCACCAAAGTTTACCGAGCGGCAAAGCTTCTTATCTGCATTTTCATAGGTCTGTTATACTACAGAAATCTACCACCGGTATGTTCccttataatttttattggtttttttatttgtttacatGTTTGTTAATACTTGATTATTCTCTTTATTTCACTTAAAATGTTGAAATAATttgtgtttaaatttaataagtatttatttttctttctctccaatGGACTTAATttcttaacaaaattttctaataatttggtTTGAGTTgagctaaaaataatttgaaattgaaaatgtaaactaatgtaaaaataattttagttaaaattcaGGTTTTTAGagtagaataaaatttttgacTAGTGGAAACAAGcaaattatatagaaaaatctAGATGTGAGAGAATATAAATTaggttattaaaaattagtttatagaaaattagttaaaataatgCTAGTTTATggtagtttaaaaaaatgaaataattttgtgaGTTAATCCaaacattatattaataaataaatagtcatcatttgaattaatttatttagtttcactttattagtaaaataataaaaataataaagtagttATTAGGGAAGGGTAATTTTTGCATGGATTAAGtaatttcaatgaaaaaaagactattaaaaaatgaaataatttttgtgaGTTAATCCaaacattatattaataaataaaagtcatcattttaattaatttatttaatttcactttattagtaaaataataCGAAATAATAAAGTAGTTATTAGGGAGGAGTAATTTTTGCATGGATTAAGTAATTTCAatcaaaagaataatatttaaaataaaattgttatttttttaaagttaatttaattaaggaaaatacattttgataagaaaatagaattttaagctaataaataaaatctgaTTTGTTACCTTTGACCTATCCATTTCAATATATTAGATATTATATAAtggattaatattatatatcatCTATATGTTCtatcaattaaatttataaatgacatgtttatataattttatttatttgtgctTTACCACATTGTTGCCTAGATTTGCTTCAAGGATTAGGTAAAAATGTAGTGcttttcatttacatttttattatcacaaaatgaattatttagaGTTTCAACAACTTATGTTAAAATGGTACATTACATAATTCCCtttataatttgtaattaaaaaaatcatttttaattattttatttattatgtattatATCTTGGAATGTTAATTATACCATTATTTTTATcttgtaattataattttttttttcatattaagaCA
This DNA window, taken from Vitis riparia cultivar Riparia Gloire de Montpellier isolate 1030 chromosome 13, EGFV_Vit.rip_1.0, whole genome shotgun sequence, encodes the following:
- the LOC117928003 gene encoding membrane protein of ER body 2-like isoform X1, producing MAQVMKPVGEEIKAADGSGGSGSSDAAGIGHITIDLIKKTDGDTDFKLGRFLEEPDSHKFRCPHCNACIENINVVRRGEPGPIITTPGDPRGPITTYPGDPRGPITTNPGDPLGPIPTNPGDPRGPITTYPGDPQGPITTNPGDPLGPIPTNPGDPRGPITTYPGDPLGPIPTNPGDPREPIICASCSSFLVFIGDKLTAMCNPQRHPEPEPGVPAKKWDILKSIVYGGLLESIASLTVVTSAAGADATALKILALGLANVIGGLFVIGHNLMELRNESNDQSGGPSTANEETGRYHRELGLKENFIRHATVAVLSFLLFGLVAPVTYSFSFLKSGNKDLKLVAVAAASLVCITVLAIGKAYTQKASGFFGYIKTVSSFVIPGFMASGVSYVVGDLIEKLLEKLGLFESSSAFALSLPGTATPESGWGFY
- the LOC117928003 gene encoding membrane protein of ER body-like protein isoform X2, which gives rise to MAQVMKPVGEEIKAADGSGGSGSSDAAGIGHITIDLIKKTDGDTDFKLGRFLEEPDSHKFRCPHCNACIENINVVRRGEPGPIITTPGDPRGPITTYPGDPLGPIPTNPGDPREPIICASCSSFLVFIGDKLTAMCNPQRHPEPEPGVPAKKWDILKSIVYGGLLESIASLTVVTSAAGADATALKILALGLANVIGGLFVIGHNLMELRNESNDQSGGPSTANEETGRYHRELGLKENFIRHATVAVLSFLLFGLVAPVTYSFSFLKSGNKDLKLVAVAAASLVCITVLAIGKAYTQKASGFFGYIKTVSSFVIPGFMASGVSYVVGDLIEKLLEKLGLFESSSAFALSLPGTATPESGWGFY